ACCCGTCGTTTCGACGGCCGGCTCGCCGGCGAGGTCGACGGCGCCACCACGGAGCCTTCCACCGCGCAAAACGTGACTTAGATAGTCGGGTATACTGGCTACGAAGGAGGGTCAAGGATGCCGACCACGTGACCGCGCCGCCTGGGACCGCCGTCAGGCGCCCGCTGCTGTCGTTTCCCGATCCGGTCAACGAGGTCGCCGCCCGGCTCGTGGCGGCGGGGGTCGTGATCATGGCTGTGGTCGCGGTGGCGTTCGACGCTCGGTGGCTCACCGTGGTGATGGCGTACGGGTTCATCGCCCGCGTGGCGACGGGGCCGAGGCTGAGCCCGCTCGGGCTCGTCGTGACCCGCGTCGTGGTGCCGCGCCTGCCGGTCGAGCCTCGGTTCGTCCCCGGCCCTCCCAAGCGGTTCGCCCAGGGCATCGGCGCGGTGGTGACGACGACGGCCGC
Above is a window of Acidimicrobiales bacterium DNA encoding:
- a CDS encoding DUF4395 domain-containing protein; translation: MTAPPGTAVRRPLLSFPDPVNEVAARLVAAGVVIMAVVAVAFDARWLTVVMAYGFIARVATGPRLSPLGLVVTRVVVPRLPVEPRFVPGPPKRFAQGIGAVVTTTAAVLAFVGDAWPAARVLLVLISVAAFLEAALAFCVACKVFALLMRVGVIPESACEQCSDLRTGGRAAA